One window of Robiginitalea biformata HTCC2501 genomic DNA carries:
- the ilvB gene encoding biosynthetic-type acetolactate synthase large subunit, with product MEPVKEMQKKQDEKKAMRISGAEAIIHCLLEEGADLIYGYPGGAIMPVYDELYKFQDRLHHVLTRHEQGAIHAAQGFARVSGKVGVAMATSGPGATNLVTGLADAQIDSTPLVCITGQVPRHLLGSDAFQETDIIGISTPVTKWNYQVTRAEEIPEIIAKAFYIARSGRPGPVLVDITKNAQFDSLDFSYTPCKGVRSYNPVPKADPEALQRAADLINKAKRPYIVFGQGVILGSAEAELQEFVEKTGIPAAWTILGLSAMDSDHPLNVGMVGMHGNYGPNVLTNECDVLVAIGMRFDDRVTGSLDTYAKQAKVIHLEIDPAEVGKNVKADVAVLGDARESLRQLLPLVEKRKHDQWLSEFHARDKEEFEAVIKNDLHPTKEGLTMGEVIARINEESGHKAVIVTDVGQHQMVACRYAKFRQSKSSITSGGLGTMGFALPAAIGAKMGAMDREVVAVIGDGGYQMTIQELGTIFQTKAPVKIVVLNNDFLGMVRQWQELFFDRRYASTVMTNPDFVKIAEGYHIRSRRVENRAELAEAVAEMMASEEAYFLEVRVEKEDNVFPMIPSGASVSDIRLK from the coding sequence ATGGAACCAGTAAAGGAAATGCAAAAGAAACAAGACGAAAAGAAGGCCATGCGCATCAGCGGTGCGGAGGCCATCATCCATTGCCTGCTCGAAGAGGGTGCCGACCTGATTTACGGCTACCCGGGCGGGGCAATAATGCCGGTTTACGACGAATTGTATAAATTCCAGGACCGGCTCCACCATGTCCTCACACGCCACGAACAGGGGGCAATACACGCTGCCCAGGGATTTGCCCGGGTAAGCGGGAAAGTGGGAGTTGCCATGGCTACGTCGGGTCCCGGGGCCACGAACCTGGTAACCGGGTTGGCGGATGCGCAGATCGACTCCACGCCGCTGGTTTGTATAACCGGGCAGGTTCCGCGCCATCTGCTGGGTTCGGATGCCTTTCAGGAAACGGACATCATAGGCATTTCCACCCCGGTTACCAAATGGAATTACCAGGTCACCCGGGCCGAAGAAATCCCCGAAATTATAGCCAAGGCGTTTTATATTGCCCGAAGCGGCCGGCCGGGGCCCGTATTGGTGGATATTACCAAGAACGCCCAGTTCGACAGCCTGGACTTCAGCTACACACCCTGTAAAGGGGTTCGCAGCTACAACCCGGTGCCCAAGGCAGACCCGGAAGCCTTGCAGCGGGCTGCAGACCTTATCAACAAAGCCAAGCGCCCATATATCGTCTTCGGACAGGGGGTTATCCTGGGTTCTGCCGAAGCGGAATTACAGGAATTTGTCGAAAAGACGGGCATCCCTGCCGCCTGGACCATCCTGGGGCTATCCGCAATGGATTCCGACCACCCGCTGAATGTGGGCATGGTGGGCATGCACGGGAATTACGGCCCGAACGTCCTGACGAACGAATGCGACGTACTGGTGGCCATCGGCATGCGATTTGACGACCGGGTTACGGGAAGCCTGGACACCTACGCGAAACAGGCCAAGGTCATCCACCTGGAGATCGACCCGGCGGAGGTGGGGAAAAATGTGAAAGCGGACGTGGCGGTCCTGGGGGATGCCCGGGAATCGCTCCGGCAGCTCCTGCCCCTGGTGGAAAAAAGGAAGCACGACCAGTGGCTCTCGGAATTCCACGCCCGAGACAAAGAGGAATTCGAGGCGGTGATCAAAAACGACCTGCACCCGACAAAGGAAGGCCTGACGATGGGGGAGGTGATTGCCCGTATCAATGAAGAGTCCGGCCACAAGGCCGTGATCGTCACGGATGTGGGGCAGCACCAGATGGTCGCCTGCCGATACGCAAAGTTCCGGCAAAGTAAAAGCAGCATTACCTCAGGCGGCCTCGGCACCATGGGGTTTGCGCTCCCCGCGGCCATCGGCGCCAAAATGGGGGCCATGGACCGCGAAGTGGTGGCCGTCATCGGGGATGGGGGATACCAGATGACCATCCAGGAACTCGGGACCATTTTCCAGACAAAGGCGCCTGTGAAGATTGTGGTCCTGAACAACGATTTCCTCGGGATGGTTCGCCAGTGGCAGGAATTGTTTTTTGACAGGCGCTATGCCTCCACCGTAATGACCAACCCGGATTTTGTCAAAATAGCGGAGGGCTACCACATCCGTTCCCGCCGGGTGGAGAACCGGGCGGAACTGGCGGAAGCCGTAGCCGAAATGATGGCGAGCGAGGAAGCCTATTTCCTCGAGGTCCGCGTGGAGAAAGAAGATAACGTCTTCCCGATGATCCCATCGGGGGCATCGGTTTCCGATATCCGGTTAAAATAA
- the ilvN gene encoding acetolactate synthase small subunit gives MDNQWFTISVYSENHVGLLNRISGIFLKRHINIESLNVSKSEIEGISKFTIVVHTTENWTRHIVAQIEKQIEVIKAFYHTDEETIYQESALFKIASHLLFDERQIQNIIKDSHAQIVTVSRDYFVLAKTGRRSEIDQMHDDLEPFGIMQFVRSGRITVTKAEMPITALLANFQQS, from the coding sequence ATGGACAATCAATGGTTCACCATCTCGGTTTATTCCGAGAACCACGTAGGCCTGTTGAACAGGATCTCGGGGATATTTTTAAAAAGGCACATTAACATAGAAAGCCTCAATGTTTCCAAATCAGAAATAGAAGGCATTTCAAAATTTACTATTGTCGTTCACACGACGGAGAACTGGACGCGGCATATCGTAGCCCAGATCGAGAAGCAGATTGAAGTGATCAAGGCATTCTACCACACGGATGAGGAAACCATCTACCAGGAATCCGCCCTCTTTAAAATCGCTTCCCACCTGTTGTTCGATGAACGGCAGATCCAGAATATCATCAAAGACAGCCACGCCCAGATCGTCACCGTGAGCCGGGACTATTTTGTACTGGCCAAAACGGGCAGGCGAAGTGAAATCGACCAGATGCACGACGACCTGGAGCCGTTCGGCATTATGCAATTTGTGCGGTCCGGCCGGATTACCGTTACCAAGGCCGAAATGCCGATTACCGCCTTGCTGGCAAATTTCCAACAATCCTAA
- the ilvC gene encoding ketol-acid reductoisomerase — MTNYFNTLSLREQLQQLGKCRFMDPSEFSEGVAALKGAKIVIVGCGAQGLNQGLNMRDSGLDISYALREAAIQEKRTSFQNATENGFPVGTYEELIPTADLVINLTPDKQHTNVINSVMPHMKKGATLSYSHGFNIVEEGMQIREDLTVIMVAPKSPGSEVREEYKRGFGVPTLIAVHPENDPEGKGLAQAKAYAAATGGHKAGVLESSFVAEVKSDLMGEQTILCGLLQTGSILCFDKMVEGGVDPGYASKLIQYGWETITEGLKYGGITNMMDRLSNPAKIRAFELSEELKEIMRPLFRKHMDDIMSGHFSKTMMEDWANDDKNLLTWRAATGETNFEKTPAGSDKISEQEYYDKGVLMVAMVRAGVELAYESMTESGIIGESAYYESLHETPLIANTIARKKLFEMNRVISDTAEYGCYLFDHACKPLLKDFMAKIDTDVIGNSFGEGQDNGVDNAKLIAVNKALRTHPVEIVGARLRASMTAMKPIV, encoded by the coding sequence ATGACGAATTATTTCAATACGCTTTCACTCAGGGAACAACTGCAACAATTGGGTAAATGCCGTTTTATGGATCCTTCGGAATTTTCTGAAGGGGTGGCAGCGCTGAAGGGCGCAAAAATCGTCATCGTCGGCTGCGGGGCACAGGGCCTCAACCAGGGCCTGAACATGCGGGATTCCGGCCTGGATATATCCTACGCGCTCCGGGAGGCGGCGATTCAAGAAAAACGGACGTCTTTCCAGAATGCCACCGAAAACGGTTTTCCCGTAGGGACCTACGAGGAATTGATTCCCACGGCCGACCTGGTGATCAACCTGACCCCGGACAAACAGCATACCAATGTGATCAACTCGGTAATGCCTCATATGAAAAAAGGCGCTACGCTCTCCTATTCGCACGGGTTTAATATTGTGGAAGAAGGGATGCAGATCCGGGAAGACCTCACCGTGATCATGGTTGCCCCAAAAAGCCCGGGCTCGGAAGTCCGGGAGGAATACAAGCGGGGCTTCGGGGTGCCGACGCTCATTGCCGTCCACCCGGAAAACGACCCGGAAGGCAAGGGGCTGGCCCAGGCCAAGGCCTATGCGGCTGCTACCGGGGGCCACAAAGCCGGCGTGCTGGAATCCTCCTTCGTCGCAGAGGTGAAATCCGACCTCATGGGGGAACAGACCATCCTCTGCGGGCTCCTGCAGACGGGCAGCATCCTGTGTTTTGACAAGATGGTGGAAGGCGGGGTGGACCCGGGATACGCTTCCAAACTGATCCAGTACGGGTGGGAAACCATAACGGAAGGCCTGAAGTACGGGGGGATTACCAATATGATGGACCGGCTTTCCAATCCGGCCAAGATCCGCGCATTTGAACTTTCCGAGGAGCTCAAGGAGATTATGCGCCCGCTGTTCCGCAAGCACATGGACGATATTATGAGCGGCCATTTTTCAAAGACGATGATGGAAGACTGGGCGAATGACGACAAAAACCTGCTCACCTGGCGAGCCGCCACCGGGGAGACGAATTTTGAGAAAACCCCCGCGGGTTCCGACAAGATCAGCGAACAGGAATACTACGACAAAGGGGTGCTGATGGTAGCCATGGTCCGGGCAGGCGTGGAACTCGCCTACGAATCGATGACGGAATCCGGCATCATCGGGGAATCCGCCTACTACGAATCCCTGCACGAAACCCCCCTGATCGCCAATACGATTGCCCGGAAGAAACTCTTTGAAATGAATCGCGTCATTTCCGATACGGCGGAATACGGATGCTACCTGTTCGACCATGCCTGCAAACCCCTGTTGAAGGACTTTATGGCAAAAATTGACACGGATGTTATCGGGAACTCCTTTGGGGAAGGACAGGACAACGGGGTGGACAATGCGAAACTGATTGCCGTCAACAAGGCGCTTCGCACCCATCCGGTAGAAATTGTCGGGGCGCGGCTCCGGGCCTCGATGACCGCAATGAAACCCATCGTTTAA
- a CDS encoding NADP-dependent glyceraldehyde-3-phosphate dehydrogenase: MTPLPIPEAYKLEEPIAQRTYLVGGELLNWDGPVTEVYSTISGPGQYKPTHLGSIPDMGEKEALEALDAAMGAYARGQGAWPTMKVRDRIECMEKFVRQMEGKRERIVQLLMWEIGKSLPDSEKEFDRTVEYIYDTIEEYRELDRNSAKFDKHQGVYAHIRRGPLGVVLCLGPYNYPLNETFALLIPAIIMGNTTIFKPAKHGVLLITPLLEAFQNSFPRGVVNILFGRGRAVAAPIMQTGKVDVLALIGNSKSANALQEQHPKSNRLRLVLGLEAKNPAIVLPDADLDLSIQECLAGTLSFNGQRCTALKVVYVHEDIREEFLERFASAVDALPFGNPWDPGVKLTPLPEPGKPDYIRELIDDALEKGARILNEKGGEQTDNYIWPAVLYPVTRDMRVYREEQFGPVIPVLSFREIEEPLDDMAESNYGQQVSLFGKDVYTLAPLIDTLANLVCRVNLNSSCQRGPDVYPFTGRKDSAQSTLSVHDALRSFSIRTFVAFKDNPINVETVEQLLDTKASNFISTDYIL, encoded by the coding sequence ATGACACCCCTACCGATTCCAGAAGCATACAAGTTGGAGGAGCCCATTGCGCAGCGCACGTACCTGGTGGGCGGCGAACTCCTGAATTGGGATGGCCCGGTTACCGAAGTGTATTCCACCATTTCAGGGCCAGGCCAGTACAAGCCGACCCATTTGGGGAGTATCCCGGACATGGGCGAAAAGGAGGCCCTGGAGGCCCTGGATGCGGCCATGGGCGCCTATGCGCGCGGCCAGGGGGCCTGGCCCACGATGAAAGTCCGCGACCGGATCGAATGCATGGAGAAATTTGTCCGGCAGATGGAAGGCAAGCGGGAACGCATCGTGCAGCTCCTTATGTGGGAGATCGGGAAGTCCCTGCCGGATTCCGAAAAGGAGTTCGACCGGACGGTGGAATACATCTATGACACCATTGAGGAATACCGGGAACTCGACAGGAATTCCGCCAAGTTCGACAAGCACCAGGGGGTCTATGCTCATATCCGCAGGGGGCCCCTGGGGGTGGTTCTGTGCCTGGGGCCATATAATTACCCGCTGAATGAAACATTCGCCTTGCTGATCCCTGCGATCATTATGGGGAACACGACCATTTTCAAGCCCGCCAAGCACGGGGTACTCCTGATTACGCCCCTTTTGGAGGCATTCCAGAACAGCTTCCCCCGGGGGGTGGTAAACATCCTCTTTGGGCGGGGACGGGCAGTGGCCGCCCCGATCATGCAAACCGGGAAGGTAGACGTACTGGCCCTTATCGGCAACAGCAAATCTGCCAATGCGCTGCAGGAACAGCACCCCAAGAGCAACCGGCTCCGGCTGGTCCTGGGGCTGGAAGCCAAGAACCCGGCCATCGTGCTGCCGGACGCCGACCTGGACCTGAGTATCCAGGAGTGCCTGGCCGGAACGCTCTCTTTTAACGGGCAGCGGTGTACCGCCCTCAAAGTGGTGTACGTTCATGAAGACATCCGGGAGGAATTCCTCGAGCGGTTCGCATCGGCGGTGGACGCATTGCCCTTTGGAAACCCCTGGGACCCGGGCGTAAAACTGACCCCGTTGCCGGAACCCGGGAAACCGGATTATATCCGGGAACTCATTGACGATGCCCTGGAAAAGGGAGCCCGGATCCTGAATGAAAAGGGAGGGGAACAAACGGACAACTACATCTGGCCCGCGGTGCTCTACCCGGTTACCCGGGATATGCGGGTGTATCGGGAGGAACAATTCGGGCCCGTTATCCCGGTCCTTTCTTTCCGGGAAATCGAGGAACCCCTGGACGATATGGCCGAAAGCAATTACGGGCAACAGGTGAGCCTCTTTGGCAAGGACGTGTATACGCTGGCGCCCCTGATCGATACGCTAGCCAACCTGGTTTGCCGGGTCAATTTGAACAGTTCCTGCCAGCGGGGCCCGGACGTATACCCGTTTACGGGCCGGAAGGATTCCGCCCAGTCCACGCTCAGCGTCCACGACGCCCTGCGTTCCTTTTCCATCCGGACGTTTGTCGCCTTCAAGGATAACCCGATCAACGTGGAAACCGTGGAACAATTGCTGGACACCAAGGCCTCGAACTTCATCAGCACGGATTATATCTTATAG
- a CDS encoding MFS transporter yields the protein MGAFGIALTEFVIMGILPEVARSLEVTIPEAGHFISAYALGVVLGAPLLTGLIARWPSRKSLVVLMLWFTVFNTLSAFAEGYWSMMVVRFLSGLPHGAFFGIGAVIAARLAPEGKGAQAIAKMFAGFTIANVVGVPLGTFIGNSFHWSFSFLLVGVVGVLTVVSLYNWMPSLSVPREKDELPVSPMKNGKLWALLALTAIGTGGFFAWYSYIAPLLLDVSGHSETTVSYAMVLAGTGMVAGNFIGARMEERLGALRAIFAGLSGMSLMLVLNSFLAPFPVWVLIMCFVVGLVTFTLAAPIQIAIIQASYGSEMLASAMNQSAFNIANAIGAYLAGLPIAFGYGVIAAGQVGAGLAALGALIALGIYTYTRWRHRRGR from the coding sequence ATGGGGGCATTTGGCATTGCGTTGACGGAATTCGTCATCATGGGGATACTCCCCGAAGTGGCCCGTTCCCTGGAGGTGACCATCCCGGAGGCCGGACACTTTATTTCAGCCTATGCCCTGGGTGTGGTCCTGGGCGCCCCGTTGCTGACGGGCCTGATAGCGCGCTGGCCTTCGCGGAAGTCCCTGGTGGTCCTGATGCTCTGGTTCACCGTTTTCAATACGCTTTCCGCATTTGCCGAGGGCTATTGGTCCATGATGGTGGTTCGGTTCCTGTCGGGTTTGCCGCACGGTGCATTCTTTGGGATCGGAGCAGTGATTGCCGCCCGTCTCGCGCCGGAAGGGAAAGGGGCCCAGGCCATTGCCAAGATGTTCGCGGGGTTTACCATCGCCAACGTTGTGGGGGTCCCCCTGGGGACGTTTATCGGGAATTCCTTCCACTGGAGCTTTTCCTTCTTATTGGTTGGGGTAGTGGGGGTGCTGACCGTGGTGAGCCTCTACAACTGGATGCCTTCCCTGTCGGTTCCCCGGGAAAAAGATGAACTGCCCGTGTCGCCCATGAAGAACGGGAAGCTTTGGGCCTTGCTGGCCCTGACCGCCATCGGTACCGGCGGGTTCTTTGCCTGGTACAGCTATATCGCCCCCTTGCTGTTGGACGTCTCGGGACATTCCGAGACCACGGTAAGCTATGCAATGGTCCTGGCCGGGACCGGCATGGTGGCGGGTAATTTTATCGGGGCGCGGATGGAGGAACGGCTCGGGGCCCTCCGGGCGATTTTTGCAGGGTTATCCGGAATGTCCCTGATGCTCGTATTGAATTCCTTCCTGGCACCTTTTCCCGTCTGGGTGCTGATCATGTGCTTTGTAGTCGGGCTGGTAACCTTTACGCTGGCGGCCCCTATCCAGATAGCGATTATCCAGGCCTCCTACGGGTCGGAGATGCTCGCTTCGGCCATGAACCAAAGCGCCTTTAACATCGCCAACGCTATCGGGGCCTACCTGGCCGGATTGCCCATCGCTTTCGGTTATGGCGTGATTGCCGCAGGGCAGGTGGGGGCAGGACTCGCCGCCCTGGGGGCATTGATTGCGCTGGGGATCTACACGTATACGCGCTGGAGGCACCGGCGCGGGAGGTAA
- a CDS encoding alpha-isopropylmalate synthase regulatory domain-containing protein has translation MEKRRIEIMDTTLRDGEQTSGVSFTASEKLTLAKLLLEELRVDRIEVASARVSEGEFDSVRQITAWAAEKGLLPRVEVLTFVDGGASLNWMEQAGAQVQNLLTKGSLNHLKYQLKKTPEKHFSDIREVIAKAGEQGVRTNIYLEDWSNGMRNSPEYVYEFLDFLDTQPIDRIMLPDTLGVLTPGETREFLEDIIGRYPDGHIDFHGHNDYDLSVANVMEAVSAGVHGLHLTVNGMGERAGNAPLASVVAVLNDFMPEVAIGVSETSLFKVSKLVSAFTGIGIPANKPIVGDNVFTQTAGIHADGDNKKNLYFNDLMPERFGRKRKYALGKTSGKANIQKNLQELGLTLNDEELRKVTARIIELGDKKEKVTREDLPYIISDVLGSGSHQQRVFIRSYVLTHAKGLQPSTTVSLEIEGENYEAHAQGDGQFDAFMNALRKVYRSLKRPLPTLVDYAVRIPPGSNSDALCETVITWRQDDREFTTRGLDSDQTVSAIKATEKMLNIG, from the coding sequence ATGGAAAAACGACGTATCGAGATCATGGATACCACCCTGCGAGACGGGGAACAAACCTCAGGGGTATCCTTTACCGCATCGGAAAAACTGACGCTGGCCAAACTCCTGCTGGAGGAACTCCGGGTAGATCGCATCGAGGTAGCTTCTGCCCGGGTTTCCGAGGGGGAATTCGATTCCGTCCGGCAAATTACCGCCTGGGCCGCCGAAAAGGGATTGTTGCCCCGGGTGGAAGTACTCACCTTTGTCGATGGCGGTGCCTCCCTGAACTGGATGGAACAGGCAGGCGCCCAGGTACAGAACCTGCTGACCAAGGGCTCCCTGAACCACCTGAAATACCAACTGAAGAAAACCCCGGAAAAGCATTTTTCGGACATTCGCGAAGTCATTGCGAAAGCCGGGGAACAGGGGGTCCGCACCAATATTTACCTGGAGGACTGGAGCAACGGCATGCGGAACTCCCCGGAATACGTGTATGAGTTCCTCGATTTTCTGGATACCCAGCCCATCGACCGGATCATGCTTCCGGATACCCTGGGGGTACTCACGCCTGGGGAAACGCGGGAATTCCTGGAAGACATCATCGGCAGGTACCCGGACGGGCACATCGACTTCCACGGACACAACGATTACGACCTGAGCGTGGCTAACGTTATGGAAGCCGTCAGCGCCGGGGTCCACGGGTTGCACCTGACGGTCAACGGCATGGGCGAACGCGCCGGGAACGCGCCGCTTGCGAGCGTGGTGGCCGTCCTGAACGACTTCATGCCCGAGGTTGCCATCGGGGTGAGCGAAACCTCCCTGTTCAAGGTGAGCAAGCTCGTCTCGGCCTTTACCGGAATTGGCATCCCTGCCAACAAGCCCATCGTCGGGGACAACGTCTTCACCCAGACCGCGGGCATACACGCGGACGGGGACAACAAAAAGAACCTGTACTTCAACGACCTGATGCCGGAACGTTTCGGGAGGAAGCGCAAATACGCCCTGGGGAAGACCTCCGGCAAGGCAAATATCCAGAAGAACCTGCAGGAGCTCGGCCTGACGCTGAACGACGAAGAACTCCGTAAGGTAACTGCCCGAATCATTGAACTCGGCGACAAGAAGGAAAAGGTGACCCGTGAAGACCTCCCGTACATCATCTCGGATGTATTGGGCAGCGGGTCGCACCAACAGCGTGTTTTTATCCGTTCCTATGTGCTCACCCATGCCAAGGGCCTGCAGCCTTCAACGACGGTCTCCCTGGAAATCGAGGGGGAAAACTACGAGGCCCACGCCCAGGGGGACGGCCAGTTCGACGCCTTTATGAATGCCCTGCGGAAAGTCTATCGCTCCCTGAAAAGGCCGTTGCCGACCCTGGTGGATTACGCGGTGCGGATACCGCCGGGATCCAATTCGGACGCCCTCTGCGAAACGGTCATTACCTGGCGGCAGGACGACCGGGAGTTCACGACCCGAGGGCTGGATTCCGACCAGACGGTCTCGGCCATCAAGGCTACTGAAAAAATGCTGAATATCGGCTGA
- the leuD gene encoding 3-isopropylmalate dehydratase small subunit — MAYDKFTILRSTAVPLPIENVDTDQIIPARFLKATERKGFGDNLFRDWRYHPDNTPKEHFVLNNPIYSGKILVGGKNFGSGSSREHAAWAVYDYGFRCVVSSFFADIFRNNCLNVGVLPVQVSAEFLQRIFEAIEKDPKAELEVNLQEQTITLLPTGDSESFEINGYKKENMLNGFDDIDYLLNMKEEIKSFAGDTPL, encoded by the coding sequence ATGGCATACGATAAATTCACCATCCTGAGAAGTACCGCAGTCCCGCTGCCCATAGAAAATGTGGATACCGACCAGATTATCCCGGCGCGCTTTCTCAAGGCGACCGAACGGAAGGGTTTTGGCGATAACCTGTTCCGCGACTGGCGGTACCACCCGGACAATACGCCCAAGGAACATTTTGTATTGAACAACCCCATCTATAGCGGGAAAATCCTGGTTGGAGGGAAGAACTTTGGTTCGGGCTCCTCCCGGGAACACGCCGCCTGGGCCGTATACGACTATGGATTCCGCTGCGTGGTTTCCAGCTTTTTTGCAGATATATTCCGGAACAACTGCCTGAATGTGGGGGTGCTCCCGGTACAGGTAAGTGCCGAGTTCCTGCAGCGGATATTCGAAGCCATCGAGAAGGACCCCAAGGCCGAACTGGAGGTAAACCTGCAGGAACAAACCATCACGCTGCTGCCTACCGGCGACAGCGAGTCCTTCGAAATCAATGGCTACAAGAAGGAGAACATGCTCAACGGCTTTGACGACATCGACTACCTCCTCAACATGAAAGAGGAAATCAAATCCTTCGCGGGGGATACCCCGCTTTAA
- the leuC gene encoding 3-isopropylmalate dehydratase large subunit, which translates to MSKTLFDKVWDSHVVRKIDNGPDVLFIDRHLVHEVTSPVAFLGLKNRGIPVLYPNRTFATADHNTPTRNQHLPVKDPLSAKQLEALEKNAAEHGIPYWGLGHEKNGIVHVIGPENGITVPGATIVCGDSHTSTHGAFGAIAFGIGTSEVEMVLATQCIMQPKPKRMRINIDGNLSEAVTPKDVALYIISRLTTSGATGYFVEYSGEVFRNMSMEGRMTVCNLSIEMGARGGMIAPDEKTFEYIRGREYAPSGADWDTAMAYWKTLHSDSDAVFDKEINFYASDIEPMITYGTNPGMGVGISRTIPTAESMEGGVATYRKSLEYMDFAEGEAMIGKPVDFVFLGSCTNGRIEDFRAFSKIVRGRKKADNVTAWLVPGSHKVEAAIREEGILDILQAAGFDLREPGCSACLAMNDDKIPAGKYAVSTSNRNFEGRQGPGARTLLASPLVAAAAAITGKVTDPRELLEPELA; encoded by the coding sequence ATGAGCAAGACACTATTCGACAAAGTATGGGACTCCCACGTGGTCCGCAAAATAGACAACGGGCCGGATGTCCTTTTCATCGACCGCCACCTGGTCCACGAAGTGACCAGCCCGGTGGCATTCCTGGGGTTGAAAAACCGGGGTATCCCGGTGCTCTACCCCAACCGGACCTTTGCTACCGCCGACCACAATACCCCTACCCGGAACCAGCACCTGCCGGTTAAGGATCCGCTTTCGGCCAAACAACTCGAGGCCCTGGAAAAAAATGCCGCTGAACACGGCATCCCCTATTGGGGGCTTGGCCATGAGAAGAACGGCATCGTGCACGTAATCGGGCCCGAGAACGGGATTACCGTACCCGGGGCCACCATCGTGTGCGGTGACTCCCATACTTCCACCCACGGCGCATTCGGGGCCATTGCCTTTGGCATCGGAACTTCGGAAGTAGAGATGGTCCTGGCCACCCAGTGCATCATGCAGCCCAAACCCAAGCGTATGCGGATCAACATCGACGGGAACCTGAGCGAGGCCGTCACCCCCAAGGACGTGGCACTCTACATCATCTCCAGGCTAACCACCTCCGGTGCCACCGGGTACTTTGTGGAATATTCCGGTGAGGTTTTCCGCAATATGAGCATGGAAGGCAGGATGACCGTTTGCAACCTGAGCATCGAAATGGGCGCCCGCGGAGGGATGATTGCTCCGGATGAAAAAACATTTGAGTACATCCGCGGCCGGGAATACGCGCCTTCCGGCGCCGACTGGGATACCGCCATGGCCTACTGGAAAACGCTGCATTCCGACTCGGACGCGGTTTTCGACAAGGAAATCAATTTTTACGCCTCCGATATCGAACCGATGATTACCTACGGGACAAACCCGGGGATGGGTGTCGGCATATCCCGTACCATTCCCACGGCGGAGTCCATGGAAGGCGGGGTAGCCACCTATCGCAAATCCCTGGAGTATATGGACTTTGCCGAAGGCGAAGCGATGATCGGCAAGCCGGTTGACTTTGTATTCCTCGGCAGCTGTACCAACGGACGAATAGAAGATTTCCGGGCTTTCTCGAAGATCGTCAGGGGCAGGAAGAAGGCAGATAATGTCACGGCCTGGCTCGTACCCGGCTCCCACAAGGTGGAAGCGGCTATTCGGGAGGAAGGGATCCTGGACATCCTCCAGGCTGCGGGTTTTGATTTGCGCGAACCCGGATGTTCTGCCTGCCTGGCGATGAACGACGACAAGATTCCCGCGGGAAAATACGCCGTGAGCACCTCCAACAGAAACTTTGAAGGAAGGCAGGGGCCCGGGGCCCGCACCCTGCTGGCCAGCCCGCTGGTAGCCGCCGCAGCCGCGATAACCGGAAAGGTAACCGACCCCAGGGAACTCCTGGAACCGGAACTGGCCTGA